From a region of the Solanum stenotomum isolate F172 chromosome 2, ASM1918654v1, whole genome shotgun sequence genome:
- the LOC125856899 gene encoding transmembrane 9 superfamily member 3 — protein sequence MCTKFVKEMEKMALYVVVLLIICYASPARSDGSDHKYKSGDQVPLYANKVGPFHNPSETYRFFDLPFCTPDHVKEKKEALGEVLNGDRLVSAPYKLDFLYDKDSEIVCKKKLSKEEVSQFRSAVAKDYYFQMYYDDLPIWGFLGKVDKEGKSDPSEYKYYLFKHLHFEIFYNDDRVIEINARTDPNALVDITEDKEVDVDFMYSVKWKETKTPFDKRMEKYSQSSSLPHHLEIHWFSIINSCVTVLLLTGFLATILMRVLKNDFVKYAHDEEAADDQEETGWKYIHGDVFRYPSHKSLMAAALGSGTQLFTLTIFIFLLSLVGVFYPYNRGALFTALVVIYALTSGIAGYTAASFYCQLEGTNWVRNLILTGALFCGPLFLTFCFLNSVAIAYSATAALPFGTIVVIFLIWALVTSPLLVLGGIAGKNSRAEFQAPCRTTKYPREIPPLPWYRGTLPQMAMAGFLPFSAIYIELYYIFASVWGHRIYTIYSILFIVFIILIIVTAFITVALTYFQLAAEDHEWWWRAFLCGGSTGLFIYGYCLYYYYARSDMSGFMQTSFFFGYMACICYGFFLMLGTVGFRAALFFVRHIYRSIKCE from the exons ATGTGCACAAAATTCGTGAAGGAAATGGAGAAGATGGCGTTGTACGTCGTCGTTTTGCTTATCATCTGCTATGCATCGCCGGCGAGATCAGACGGTTCCGATCATAAGTATAAATCCGGAGATCAGGTTCCACTTTATGCTAACAAAGTTGGTCCTTTCCATAATCCGAG TGAAACATACCGGTTCTTTGACCTTCCTTTTTGTACTCCAG ATCATGTAAAAGAGAAGAAGGAAGCTCTTGGTGAGGTCTTGAATGGTGACCGATTGGTCAGTGCCCCTTACAAGCTTGACTTTTTGTACGACAAGGACTCAGAAATAGTTTGCAAGAAGAAGTTGTCAAAGGAAGAAGTTTCTCAATTTCGCAGCGCTGTTGCTAAAGACTACTACTTCCAAATGTATTACGATGACCTGCCCATTTGGGGTTTCTTAGGGAAAGTTGACAAGGAAGGAAAATCTGACCCCAGCGAGTACAAATACTACTTGTTTAAACATCTTCATTTTGAGATCTTTTACAATGATGATCGTGTGATTGAGATCAATGCACGAACTGATCCTAATGCCCTGGTAGATATTACAGAGGATAAGGAGGTTGATGTTGACTTCATGTACTCTGTAAAATGGAAAGAGACAAAAACACCTTTTGATAAGAGGATGGAGAAGTACTCACAGTCTTCATCGTTGCCACATCACTTGGAAATCCATTGGTTCTCAATTATCAATTCCTGTGTGACAGTTCTTCTCTTAACTGGTTTTCTTGCCACAATTCTTATGCGGGTCCTTAAGAATGACTTTGTCAA gtaTGCACATGATGAGGAGGCGGCTGATGACCAAGAAGAAACTGGGTGGAAATACATCCATGGTGATGTGTTTAGGTACCCAAGTCACAAATCCTTGATGGCTGCAGCACTTGGTAGTGGCACACAGTTATTCACATT GACCATCTTTATTTTCCTTCTCTCACTTGTTGGTGTTTTCTATCCATACAACCGCGGAGCTTTATTCACGGCACTGGTCGTCATATATGCTCTCACATCTGGTATTGCAGGCTATACTGCTGCCTCTTTCTATTGCCAGCTAGAAGGGACAAACTGG GTCAGGAATTTGATATTGACCGGAGCCTTGTTTTGTGGACCCCTGTTTCTCACGTTCTGTTTCCTTAACAGCGTAGCAATTGCATACAGTGCCACTGCTGCACTGCCTTTTGGAACCATTGTGGTCATCTTTCTCATATGGGCTCTTGTGACATCACCTTTACTTGTATTGGGAGGGATAGCTGGAAAGAACAGCAGGGCTGAGTTCCAAGCTCCTTGTCGAACCACCAAATACCCAAGAGAGATCCCACCATTACCTTGGTACCGCGGAACTCTACCTCAGATGGCAATGGCTGGGTTTTTGCCTTTCAGTGCCATATATATCGAACTTTACTATATATTTGCAAGTGTTTGGGGTCACAGAATTTACACCATATACAGCATCTTATTTATAGTCTTCATCATTCTTATAATTGTCACTGCTTTTATTACCGTGGCCTTGACATACTTTCAACTCGCTGCTGAAGATCATGAATGGTGGTGGAG GGCTTTCCTCTGTGGTGGATCCACTGGACTGTTCATCTACGGCTACTGCTTGTATTACTATTATGCCCGTTCCGATATGTCTGGCTTCATGCAAACCTCATTCTTCTTTGGATACATGGCTTGCATCTGTTATGGTTTCTTCCTCATGCTCGGGACTGTTGGTTTCCGTGCAGCCCTATTTTTTGTCCGTCATATATACCGGTCAATCAAGTGCGAGTAG
- the LOC125856909 gene encoding pre-mRNA splicing factor SR-like 1 isoform X1, with translation MAELKTSGRPIDQLLEKVLCMNILSSDYFRDLLRLKTYHEVIDEIYNQVDHVEPWMTGNCRGPSTAFCLLYKFFTMKLTVKQMHGLLKHPDSPYIRAIGFLYLRYLGDFKTLWGWYEPYLKDDEEFSPGSSGQMTTMGVYVRDLFLGQYYFDTLLPRIPVPVVRTAVASLEKMNLPTKLSGSIGDSSRGSEETSRRPPSVKASLSVSFGQRAPHRASTRDSSPIRRTIAPPPYDKDGANGSRRSPSMRRSQSHDLSDRENSERDRGRDRDRDKERTRDRERHRDRDRDRDRDQERERDRGRDRDKDRRYDHERDRERDRDRRHDYDRDRGRDRDRRYDYDRRSIERSRRDYDRSRSRSRSRSHSRSLHDQGTSLDQQRTPPRDESKEKKAASSNLAKLKDLYGDFGNKKENVGGDGRAPNRDTSTEEVIRLGGSTWR, from the exons ATGGCTGAGCTTAAGACTTCTGGGAGACCTATTGACCAATTGTTGGAGAAGGTTCTCTGCATGAACATTCTATCTTCTGATTACTTCAGAGACCTATTGCGCCTGAAAACTTATCATGAAGTGATTGATgaaatctataatcaagttgATCATGTGGAACCATGGATGACTGGCAACTGTCGTGGTCCTTCAACAGCCTTCTGCCTTCTCTACAAGTTCTTTACAATGAAACTTACTGTCAAGCAAATGCATGGCCTGTTAAAGCATCCAGATTCTCCTTACATTAGAGCT ATTGGATTCCTTTATCTGAGATATCTTGGTGATTTTAAGACATTATGGGGTTGGTATGAGCCTTACCTCAAAGATGATGAG GAATTCTCTCCTGGATCCAGTGGCCAAATGACCACAATGGGTGTATATGTGCGTGACTTATTTCTCGGGCAG TATTATTTTGACACACTACTACCCCGCATTCCTGTTCCTGTCGTGCGGACGGCAGTTGCCAGTCTCGAAAAAATGAATCTGCCGACCAAACTCTCTGGGTCGATCGGTGACTCTAGTCGTGGATCTGAGGAAACTTCTCGCCGGCCACCTTCTGTCAAAGCTTCCCTTTCAGTGTCCTTTGGTCAGCGGGCACCTCATCGTGCATCAACTAGAGATTCATCTCCCATCCGACGAACAATTGCACCACCACCCTATGATAAGGATGGTGCAAATGGTTCAAGACGTTCCCCCAGCATGCGCCGGAGTCAAAGTCATGATTTATCTGACCGAGAAAATTCTGAAAGAGACAGAGGCCGGGACAGAGACCGGGACAAGGAAAGAACTAGGGACAGAGAACGTCATAGGGATAGGGATAGGGATAGGGATAGGGACCAGGAAAGAGAAAGGGATAGGGGCAGGGATCGGGATAAAGATAGAAGGTATGATCACGAAAGAGATCGTGAAAGGGACAGAGACAGGAGGCATGATTATGACAGAGACCGGGGAAGGGATAGAGACAGGAGGTATGATTATGATCGAAGGTCAATTGAGAGAAGCAGAAGAGACTATGACAGGAGCAGGAGCCGTAGTAGGAGTAGAAGCCACAGCCGAAGCTTGCATGATCAAGGTACAAGTCTTGATCAACAGCGAACTCCACCTAGGGATGAGAGCAAGGAGAAGAAGGCTGCATCTAGCAATCTGGCCAAGCTTAAAGATCTATATGGCGACTTCGGCAATAAAAAGGAGAACGTAGGTGGTGACGGCAGGGCTCCAAATAGGGATACAAGTACTGAGGAGGTTATCAGACTTGGTGGTTCTACATGGAGGTAG
- the LOC125856909 gene encoding pre-mRNA splicing factor SR-like 1 isoform X2, whose translation MTTMGVYVRDLFLGQYYFDTLLPRIPVPVVRTAVASLEKMNLPTKLSGSIGDSSRGSEETSRRPPSVKASLSVSFGQRAPHRASTRDSSPIRRTIAPPPYDKDGANGSRRSPSMRRSQSHDLSDRENSERDRGRDRDRDKERTRDRERHRDRDRDRDRDQERERDRGRDRDKDRRYDHERDRERDRDRRHDYDRDRGRDRDRRYDYDRRSIERSRRDYDRSRSRSRSRSHSRSLHDQGTSLDQQRTPPRDESKEKKAASSNLAKLKDLYGDFGNKKENVGGDGRAPNRDTSTEEVIRLGGSTWR comes from the exons ATGACCACAATGGGTGTATATGTGCGTGACTTATTTCTCGGGCAG TATTATTTTGACACACTACTACCCCGCATTCCTGTTCCTGTCGTGCGGACGGCAGTTGCCAGTCTCGAAAAAATGAATCTGCCGACCAAACTCTCTGGGTCGATCGGTGACTCTAGTCGTGGATCTGAGGAAACTTCTCGCCGGCCACCTTCTGTCAAAGCTTCCCTTTCAGTGTCCTTTGGTCAGCGGGCACCTCATCGTGCATCAACTAGAGATTCATCTCCCATCCGACGAACAATTGCACCACCACCCTATGATAAGGATGGTGCAAATGGTTCAAGACGTTCCCCCAGCATGCGCCGGAGTCAAAGTCATGATTTATCTGACCGAGAAAATTCTGAAAGAGACAGAGGCCGGGACAGAGACCGGGACAAGGAAAGAACTAGGGACAGAGAACGTCATAGGGATAGGGATAGGGATAGGGATAGGGACCAGGAAAGAGAAAGGGATAGGGGCAGGGATCGGGATAAAGATAGAAGGTATGATCACGAAAGAGATCGTGAAAGGGACAGAGACAGGAGGCATGATTATGACAGAGACCGGGGAAGGGATAGAGACAGGAGGTATGATTATGATCGAAGGTCAATTGAGAGAAGCAGAAGAGACTATGACAGGAGCAGGAGCCGTAGTAGGAGTAGAAGCCACAGCCGAAGCTTGCATGATCAAGGTACAAGTCTTGATCAACAGCGAACTCCACCTAGGGATGAGAGCAAGGAGAAGAAGGCTGCATCTAGCAATCTGGCCAAGCTTAAAGATCTATATGGCGACTTCGGCAATAAAAAGGAGAACGTAGGTGGTGACGGCAGGGCTCCAAATAGGGATACAAGTACTGAGGAGGTTATCAGACTTGGTGGTTCTACATGGAGGTAG
- the LOC125856909 gene encoding pre-mRNA splicing factor SR-like 1 isoform X3, with protein MAELKTSGRPIDQLLEKVLCMNILSSDYFRDLLRLKTYHEVIDEIYNQVDHVEPWMTGNCRGPSTAFCLLYKFFTMKLTVKQMHGLLKHPDSPYIRAIGFLYLRYLGDFKTLWGWYEPYLKDDEEFSPGSSGQMTTMGVYVRDLFLGQVSIILTHYYPAFLFLSCGRQLPVSKK; from the exons ATGGCTGAGCTTAAGACTTCTGGGAGACCTATTGACCAATTGTTGGAGAAGGTTCTCTGCATGAACATTCTATCTTCTGATTACTTCAGAGACCTATTGCGCCTGAAAACTTATCATGAAGTGATTGATgaaatctataatcaagttgATCATGTGGAACCATGGATGACTGGCAACTGTCGTGGTCCTTCAACAGCCTTCTGCCTTCTCTACAAGTTCTTTACAATGAAACTTACTGTCAAGCAAATGCATGGCCTGTTAAAGCATCCAGATTCTCCTTACATTAGAGCT ATTGGATTCCTTTATCTGAGATATCTTGGTGATTTTAAGACATTATGGGGTTGGTATGAGCCTTACCTCAAAGATGATGAG GAATTCTCTCCTGGATCCAGTGGCCAAATGACCACAATGGGTGTATATGTGCGTGACTTATTTCTCGGGCAGGTAAG TATTATTTTGACACACTACTACCCCGCATTCCTGTTCCTGTCGTGCGGACGGCAGTTGCCAGTCTCGAAAAAATGA
- the LOC125856909 gene encoding pre-mRNA splicing factor SR-like 1 isoform X4 gives MAELKTSGRPIDQLLEKVLCMNILSSDYFRDLLRLKTYHEVIDEIYNQVDHVEPWMTGNCRGPSTAFCLLYKFFTMKLTVKQMHGLLKHPDSPYIRAIGFLYLRYLGDFKTLWGWYEPYLKDDEEFSPGSSGQMTTMGVYVRDLFLGQVRL, from the exons ATGGCTGAGCTTAAGACTTCTGGGAGACCTATTGACCAATTGTTGGAGAAGGTTCTCTGCATGAACATTCTATCTTCTGATTACTTCAGAGACCTATTGCGCCTGAAAACTTATCATGAAGTGATTGATgaaatctataatcaagttgATCATGTGGAACCATGGATGACTGGCAACTGTCGTGGTCCTTCAACAGCCTTCTGCCTTCTCTACAAGTTCTTTACAATGAAACTTACTGTCAAGCAAATGCATGGCCTGTTAAAGCATCCAGATTCTCCTTACATTAGAGCT ATTGGATTCCTTTATCTGAGATATCTTGGTGATTTTAAGACATTATGGGGTTGGTATGAGCCTTACCTCAAAGATGATGAG GAATTCTCTCCTGGATCCAGTGGCCAAATGACCACAATGGGTGTATATGTGCGTGACTTATTTCTCGGGCAGGTAAG GCTATGA
- the LOC125856909 gene encoding pre-mRNA splicing factor SR-like 1 isoform X5, with amino-acid sequence MAELKTSGRPIDQLLEKVLCMNILSSDYFRDLLRLKTYHEVIDEIYNQVDHVEPWMTGNCRGPSTAFCLLYKFFTMKLTVKQMHGLLKHPDSPYIRAIGFLYLRYLGDFKTLWGWYEPYLKDDEDARTTLA; translated from the exons ATGGCTGAGCTTAAGACTTCTGGGAGACCTATTGACCAATTGTTGGAGAAGGTTCTCTGCATGAACATTCTATCTTCTGATTACTTCAGAGACCTATTGCGCCTGAAAACTTATCATGAAGTGATTGATgaaatctataatcaagttgATCATGTGGAACCATGGATGACTGGCAACTGTCGTGGTCCTTCAACAGCCTTCTGCCTTCTCTACAAGTTCTTTACAATGAAACTTACTGTCAAGCAAATGCATGGCCTGTTAAAGCATCCAGATTCTCCTTACATTAGAGCT ATTGGATTCCTTTATCTGAGATATCTTGGTGATTTTAAGACATTATGGGGTTGGTATGAGCCTTACCTCAAAGATGATGAG GATGCAAGGACCACTCTTGCTTGA
- the LOC125856941 gene encoding uncharacterized protein LOC125856941, which produces MESPNTKSSQKLVRSSSQSPIQSPGRTVRSSSPQYQSMKNNNVLRYESKEKSVDKNKAQQKSLAKDNIKPVEIKLHTQQRARRRALFNYSMETKSYFIEQQKKTVEKVQKMIEEEEVRLLRKEMIPRAQLMPFFDKPFLPQRSTRPLTIPKEPSFMLNGKCSSYMNFSMFNTMKQVK; this is translated from the exons ATGGAGAGCCCAAACACCAAATCTTCTCAAAAG CTTGTGAGGAGCAGTTCACAATCTCCAATCCAATCTCCTGGAAGAACAGTGAGATCAAGTTCTCCTCAATATCAATcgatgaaaaataataatgtg ttGAGATATGAGTCAAAGGAGAAATCAGTTGACAAAAACAAG GCTCAACAAAAGTCATTAGCAAAGGATAATATAAAACCAGTGGAGATCAAACTTCATACTCAACAAAGAGCAAGAAGACGTGCCTTATTCAATTACTCA ATGGAAACCAAATCTTACTTCATAGAGCAACAGAAGAAAACAGTAGAGAAAGTACAAAAG AtgatagaagaagaagaagttcgtTTGCTAAGAAAAGAAATGATACCAAGAGCTCAATTGATGCCATTTTTTGATAAGCCATTCCTTCCACAGAG ATCAACAAGACCATTGACAATTCCAAAAGAACCAAGTTTCATGTTGAATGGCAAATGTTCTAGCTACATGAACTTCTCAATGTTCAACACTATGAAGCAAGTCAAGTGA